The uncultured Cohaesibacter sp. region ACATCGCCGATATCGTCGAGCGTATGAAAACGCTGGCCTCCCAGTCCGCTTCTGGTACGGTAACGGATACTGAACGTGCTTATATCCAGGCTGAATTCTCGCAGCTACAGGACGAGATCGACGGCATCACCGAATCCACCCGCTACAACGGCCAGGGCCTGTTGGATGGCTCCAGTGACTTCTCCGTGGATGATACGGAAACGGCCGCTGTTTATACGTCTGATGTTACGGGTACCGCTAGTACCTCCGCTATGATCGGTGCCGATGGCGTCTATACCGCAGACACTGCCGCTGAGGTCGTTTCTATTGAGATCGGTGATGGTACCAACACCGTCGATGTAGACTTTACCCTCAGCAATGTCGGTGACACGCTGACCGCACAGCAAATTGCCGATAAGATTAACACAACCGTGGCTGGGGATACCAATCTGGCCGGGAAAATTACCGCTTCCGCGGATGACGCTGGTAATCTTTCCCTGACCGGCGTTGATGGTACTACGGTTGAAATCGGGGATGGTGCAGCTCTTGCCAATACGACACTGGCAGACGTTGGTCTGGACAACACCACCAGCGTACCGGCTGCTAAAGGCTACGCAAATGCGAGCGCAACTGCCGAAGAAACAATCCAAATTGAAGTCGGTGGTTCCAAGCTCGACATCACAGCAGCCTTCACTCAAGGTTCCGGTACTGCATTGAGCAATGAAGACCTTGCTGCACAGATCGAAACAGGCCTGCATGATGATGGCAACTATCAATATGAAGTTTCTTATGATAGCGCCTCGGAAGCCATCACGATCACCAGTCTTGCAACGGGGGACAGCGCTGACGTAACGATCGCTGGCACAGATAGTGACGGTGGTTTGACTCTTGCTGCCCTTGGTCTGGAAGCCGGAACCACCAGCGGCAAGACAACCGCTGTGGCAACAACGGGCGCTGAAATCGTTGTTGGTTCCACTTCTGCTGATACCATCAATCTATCCATCGACACGTTGACGACCGAAGCGCTTGGCATTGATGAGCTGGATGTGTCTACCGGTGAAGGGGCTGCAGAAGCGCTTTCCGTACTGGATATGGCAATTGATACTATTTCGGATGCACGCGCCAAGCTTGGTGCAAAAATGAGCCGGTTCGAGTTCCGCTCTTCCCAGATCGACACCAGCGTTGAAAACCTTGATGCTGCCAAGTCTGCCATCGCCGACGTCGACATCGCCAAGGAACAGGCTTCCCTGTCTTCCTCCAGCGTGAAGGTTCAGGCTGCAGTTGCCGCAGCTTCTCAGGCCAACCAGATGCCACAGAATCTGCTTAGCTTGATCCAGTAACATAAGCTTTAGAGATAGCTCGACATCTTAAAGCGGCCGGATGCGTCAAGTGCGCATCCGGCCGCTTCTTATGCAATAGACAGGTGTTTCTGAACAACCGAGTGAAAGTTCAAAAGGTCTGGATAGCAAGAGGCTACCCGGGCCTTTCCTTTACAAATGCTTACTGAATTCAGGTGGTTTACTTGTGTCGATTGCGTGGAGTGGGGAATATTTACTCTCTGTTAATTATAAAATTTGGTCGTTTGAAGTTTATTCTTTGAAAAGTCACCCAAAATATCGGAGTTGTTGTTAATCTTTTTCTCTGTGAATGCTTGGAAAAGCGTGGGTAAAACCTAACGGAGTGAAAATTCTGGATCGAACTCTTTATTCAACGTTAATTTTGAGGCGCTTTGGCCAAAAATATTTAGCGCCCGATTTGCTCTGCTTGGCCCGTTGAATAGTCAAGACGCAAGGAAAAGCGTCATCCGCTTAGTAACAGTAGCGCGGCTATCGTTTAGTTCAGGAGTTCGACTATGCCCGTAATTTCTACCAATACCGCAGCAAACACTGCAGTTCGTTTTTTGAACAGAAACTCAAGTGATCAGACCAACTCTCTGGCAAAGCTGGCCAGTGGGTCCAATATCAACA contains the following coding sequences:
- a CDS encoding flagellin, which translates into the protein MPVISTNTAANTAVRFLNRNSDDQSNSLAKLASGSNINKASDDAAGLAIATKISTDVAALEQASTNASHAVSVLNTADGGASNIADIVERMKTLASQSASGTVTDTERAYIQAEFSQLQDEIDGITESTRYNGQGLLDGSSDFSVDDTETAAVYTSDVTGTASTSAMIGADGVYTADTAAEVVSIEIGDGTNTVDVDFTLSNVGDTLTAQQIADKINTTVAGDTNLAGKITASADDAGNLSLTGVDGTTVEIGDGAALANTTLADVGLDNTTSVPAAKGYANASATAEETIQIEVGGSKLDITAAFTQGSGTALSNEDLAAQIETGLHDDGNYQYEVSYDSASEAITITSLATGDSADVTIAGTDSDGGLTLAALGLEAGTTSGKTTAVATTGAEIVVGSTSADTINLSIDTLTTEALGIDELDVSTGEGAAEALSVLDMAIDTISDARAKLGAKMSRFEFRSSQIDTSVENLDAAKSAIADVDIAKEQASLSSSSVKVQAAVAAASQANQMPQNLLSLIQ